One region of Rhodocaloribacter litoris genomic DNA includes:
- a CDS encoding flagellin, whose amino-acid sequence MAFGDLTRINTNIQAMDSLRQFQLTNEHLGLRQLRLATGKRINRAEDDSAGYNIARKLEARIRGQAQALANIGDAKSMLTVAEGSLGSIMNILQTMKEKTVQAANDSMGTDERTAIKNQLDALSAEITDILGDTTFNGTSLFSASAQTSFTFQVNAEQGDTFSVTLATLSASNLSVGSSDLTVASAASAGATLARIDTAITTIANVLANIGDSQKRLTFKQDALSTAITNYESARSRIEDADFAKEQMEIVKLQILQQTGIASLAQANAAPQSVLSLF is encoded by the coding sequence ATGGCTTTTGGAGATCTGACCCGGATCAACACGAACATCCAGGCCATGGACTCGCTGCGTCAGTTTCAGCTGACGAACGAGCACCTGGGCCTGCGCCAGCTGCGCCTGGCTACGGGCAAGCGCATAAATCGTGCCGAAGACGACTCGGCCGGGTACAACATCGCCCGGAAACTGGAGGCCCGCATCCGCGGCCAGGCCCAGGCCCTCGCCAACATCGGCGACGCCAAGAGCATGCTGACGGTGGCCGAAGGCAGCCTGGGCAGCATCATGAATATCCTTCAGACGATGAAGGAAAAGACGGTCCAGGCCGCCAATGACTCGATGGGCACCGACGAGCGAACCGCCATCAAGAACCAGCTGGACGCCCTCTCGGCAGAAATCACCGACATCCTCGGCGACACCACCTTCAACGGCACGTCGCTCTTTTCCGCAAGCGCACAGACGAGCTTCACGTTCCAGGTCAATGCCGAGCAGGGCGACACGTTCTCGGTCACCCTCGCCACGTTGTCGGCCTCGAATCTCAGTGTGGGTAGCAGCGATCTCACTGTCGCCAGTGCGGCAAGTGCCGGTGCCACCCTCGCTCGGATTGACACGGCCATCACCACGATCGCGAACGTGCTGGCCAACATCGGTGATAGCCAGAAGCGGCTGACCTTCAAGCAGGACGCCCTCTCGACCGCCATCACGAACTACGAGTCGGCCCGCAGCCGCATCGAGGACGCCGACTTCGCCAAGGAGCAGATGGAGATCGTCAAGCTGCAGATCCTGCAGCAGACCGGGATCGCCTCGCTCGCGCAGGCCAACGCCGCGCCGCAGTCGGTGCTGTCGCTGTTCTAA
- a CDS encoding glycosyltransferase family 2 protein: protein MMVKNEAENLERCLSLARPHVDEIVVIDTGSTDGTQEIARRYADVFEEIEWPGSFAVARNYTFDKAGGDFILVLDGDEYLPDDRHWQRIRKIIRHPEVAAAQLLVRNLLPEGQIMAADRVWQERIFRNDPQIRYEGRVHHQVQEKLLAYMERTGRKLVRVEAEIIHTGYALSAEGMVQKYTPRIELLKAEYTRPRSAKYRAYYGYQLAVAYFILKQYQDVVDITGELDYRLLLPQNAFYTHLLAAQAALKLNNIPAALVHANEMLTLDRREPIAYYTTGLALLAAQKPGDGMLMLLEAYNLNEAAGTAVRFVLNPDELLRILGVLCARSGLGDHARAFQALREKKEYGAKAIKALIASLKLGIVYAERRGAA from the coding sequence ATGATGGTCAAGAACGAGGCGGAGAACCTGGAGCGGTGTCTCTCCCTCGCCCGGCCTCATGTGGACGAGATCGTGGTCATCGACACCGGCTCGACCGACGGAACGCAGGAGATCGCCCGGCGCTATGCAGACGTTTTCGAGGAGATCGAATGGCCCGGTTCCTTCGCCGTCGCCCGCAACTATACCTTCGACAAGGCCGGCGGGGACTTCATCCTGGTCCTCGACGGCGACGAGTACCTGCCGGACGATCGTCACTGGCAGCGTATACGAAAAATCATCCGCCATCCGGAGGTTGCCGCGGCACAACTGCTGGTGCGTAACCTGCTGCCCGAGGGGCAGATCATGGCGGCCGACCGGGTGTGGCAGGAGCGCATCTTCCGCAACGACCCACAGATCCGCTACGAAGGGCGCGTGCACCATCAGGTACAGGAGAAGCTCCTCGCCTACATGGAGCGCACCGGCCGGAAGCTCGTCCGCGTCGAGGCCGAAATCATCCACACCGGCTATGCCCTTTCGGCGGAAGGAATGGTGCAGAAGTATACGCCGCGGATCGAACTACTCAAGGCGGAGTACACGCGGCCGCGCTCGGCAAAATATCGGGCTTACTACGGCTACCAGCTTGCCGTGGCCTATTTCATTCTCAAGCAATACCAGGATGTCGTCGACATCACCGGAGAGCTGGATTACCGCCTGCTATTGCCTCAGAATGCCTTTTACACCCATCTCCTGGCGGCCCAGGCCGCCCTCAAGCTGAACAACATCCCGGCGGCTCTGGTGCATGCCAACGAGATGCTCACACTCGACCGCCGGGAGCCGATCGCCTACTACACCACCGGGCTGGCGTTGCTGGCTGCACAAAAACCCGGCGACGGCATGCTGATGCTGCTCGAAGCCTATAACCTGAACGAGGCCGCCGGAACCGCCGTACGCTTCGTGTTGAACCCGGACGAGTTGCTGCGCATCCTGGGGGTGCTGTGTGCCCGGAGCGGCCTGGGGGACCATGCACGGGCCTTCCAGGCGCTGCGGGAAAAGAAAGAATACGGAGCGAAGGCCATCAAGGCCCTGATCGCTTCCCTGAAGCTGGGCATCGTCTATGCGGAGCGACGCGGGGCCGCCTGA